One window from the genome of Pseudomonadota bacterium encodes:
- a CDS encoding MATE family efflux transporter — MQVDLTKGRIQGHLIRMTIPMILGLLAVIMMNVVDTFFVGQLGTTHLAAISFIFPVVMIRNALAFGIGVGVSSVVARALGSRNTEKVKAYTTQALILALMISVTFAVTGYTLMDPIFTMLGAEKELLPYIRDYMGIWYFGCFLVVVPMVGNASIRAMGNTKFPGYIMVLIAVVNMVLDPIFIFGLFGFPRLEMQGAALATVISYSVAFCVSLYVLAQRMRIINLESCFRRVWESWKAILHVGIPALGTNLMSPLSMALTTWLVARYGTEAVAGYGVATRLEAMCLIVLYAMSSVTGPIVGQNWGAGRKDRVGHVVYRGARFSMIWGLSVAVFLWAAALPLIRLFDDNPAAIDSAFWYLMIVPFTYSFLGVAMISGSMMNGIGSPKASLFLTFSRLLLLYLPPALLLSHFLGLKGLYVATALANISVGIGGYIWCQYKCRPKDGEQRRNGKTQHLAV; from the coding sequence ATGCAAGTCGATCTGACAAAAGGACGTATTCAAGGACATTTGATTCGTATGACAATTCCGATGATTTTGGGGTTGCTGGCGGTCATTATGATGAATGTGGTGGATACTTTCTTTGTCGGACAGCTGGGAACGACGCATCTGGCGGCAATCAGCTTTATTTTTCCTGTTGTCATGATACGGAACGCATTGGCTTTCGGGATTGGTGTCGGCGTATCATCCGTCGTGGCACGGGCGCTTGGCAGCCGCAATACCGAGAAAGTGAAGGCTTATACGACGCAGGCGCTGATTTTGGCGCTGATGATTTCCGTTACCTTTGCCGTGACCGGTTACACATTGATGGATCCGATTTTCACCATGCTGGGGGCGGAAAAGGAACTGCTGCCCTATATTCGCGATTATATGGGGATCTGGTATTTCGGCTGTTTTCTTGTTGTTGTACCGATGGTCGGCAATGCCTCGATCCGCGCGATGGGTAACACAAAATTTCCCGGTTATATCATGGTGTTGATCGCTGTTGTGAATATGGTTCTTGACCCTATCTTTATTTTTGGTCTGTTTGGCTTTCCGCGACTGGAAATGCAGGGGGCAGCTTTGGCAACGGTGATATCCTATTCCGTGGCTTTTTGCGTCTCGCTTTACGTGCTGGCGCAGCGCATGCGGATTATCAATCTGGAAAGCTGCTTCAGGCGCGTTTGGGAAAGCTGGAAAGCCATTCTGCATGTCGGTATTCCGGCATTGGGAACAAATCTGATGAGTCCCTTATCCATGGCGCTGACGACCTGGCTGGTGGCGCGTTACGGGACGGAAGCGGTGGCCGGATACGGTGTGGCAACGCGGCTGGAGGCGATGTGTCTGATTGTGCTTTATGCGATGTCCTCGGTCACCGGACCGATTGTCGGGCAGAACTGGGGTGCGGGGCGTAAAGACCGTGTCGGGCATGTGGTGTATCGCGGTGCGCGGTTTTCCATGATCTGGGGATTGTCGGTTGCGGTTTTCCTGTGGGCGGCGGCATTGCCTTTAATCCGGCTGTTTGATGACAATCCGGCGGCGATTGACTCTGCCTTCTGGTATCTGATGATTGTGCCTTTTACTTACAGCTTTTTAGGGGTTGCAATGATCTCGGGGAGTATGATGAACGGGATTGGTTCACCAAAAGCGTCACTGTTTTTAACCTTTTCGCGTCTTTTGTTGTTGTATCTGCCGCCGGCTCTGCTATTGTCGCATTTCCTCGGCTTGAAAGGACTTTATGTGGCGACTGCGCTCGCCAACATATCGGTTGGCATCGGCGGTTATATCTGGTGCCAGTATAAGTGCCGCCCGAAAGACGGCGAACAGCGCAGAAATGGAAAAACTCAGCATCTGGCGGTTTGA
- the typA gene encoding translational GTPase TypA: protein MTKETLRNIAIIAHVDHGKTTLIDEILKQSGMFHEHKQTVERMMDSNDLERERGITILAKCTSVQWDGTRVNIIDTPGHADFGGEVERVLGLADGVILLVDAAEGVMPQTKFVLGKALAQGLRPIVVVNKIDRPDRRPSEVLDEVFDLFVALDANDKQLDFPILYAAGRDGWAARELEDPHESLAPLMETVISHVPPPQVDLDKPFAMLATLLDSDPYLGRCLTGRVESGKARINSPVKVINLENKTIETGRLTKLLKFEGTNRVPVETVEAGDIICIAGLVEASVADTICDAACNEALRATPVDPPTMAVTISVNTSPLAGTEGKKVTSTLLRSRLKAEAETNVAITFKESGDRDSFEVGGRGELQLGVLIETMRREGFELSVSRPRVLYQEDENGKRLEPMEEVIIDVDDEYAGTVIDKMTARKAQMQDMRPSGGGKTRVVFHAPSRGLIGYQSQFLTDTRGTGVMNRLFHSYVPYAGDIPQRRNGALIATEGGKAVAYAIFNLQERGIMFIDPQTQIYQGMVVGEHNRDNDLEINLLKGKKLTNMRASGSDEAVVLVPPRRMSLEEMMSYINDDELVEVTPKSLRLRKKFLCPHERKKAGRTAETA from the coding sequence ATGACAAAAGAAACTTTGCGGAATATTGCGATTATCGCGCATGTCGATCACGGCAAAACAACCCTGATTGACGAAATCCTGAAACAAAGCGGTATGTTCCACGAACATAAGCAGACCGTTGAACGCATGATGGACAGCAATGATCTTGAGCGCGAGCGCGGTATTACCATTCTGGCCAAATGTACCTCTGTGCAGTGGGACGGGACACGCGTCAATATTATTGACACGCCCGGTCACGCCGATTTCGGCGGCGAGGTGGAGCGCGTGCTGGGACTGGCCGATGGCGTTATTCTGCTGGTCGATGCGGCGGAAGGTGTGATGCCGCAGACGAAATTCGTTCTGGGCAAGGCTTTGGCGCAGGGCTTGCGCCCGATTGTCGTGGTCAACAAGATCGACCGCCCCGACAGACGCCCCTCTGAAGTGCTGGACGAGGTTTTTGACCTGTTCGTGGCGCTGGATGCGAATGACAAACAGCTTGATTTCCCGATCCTGTATGCTGCCGGACGTGACGGCTGGGCCGCGCGTGAACTGGAAGACCCGCATGAAAGCCTTGCGCCGCTGATGGAAACCGTTATTTCCCATGTACCGCCGCCGCAGGTTGATCTGGATAAGCCTTTTGCGATGCTGGCGACTTTGCTGGATTCCGACCCGTATCTGGGACGCTGCCTGACAGGCCGCGTGGAAAGCGGTAAGGCACGCATCAATTCACCGGTGAAAGTCATTAATCTTGAAAATAAAACCATCGAAACAGGCCGTTTGACGAAACTGCTGAAATTCGAAGGCACGAACCGCGTTCCCGTTGAAACGGTCGAGGCGGGGGATATTATCTGTATCGCAGGGCTGGTCGAAGCCTCGGTTGCCGATACGATCTGTGATGCTGCCTGTAATGAAGCATTGCGGGCAACGCCGGTTGACCCGCCGACCATGGCGGTGACGATTTCGGTCAATACCTCGCCGCTGGCGGGAACCGAAGGCAAGAAAGTCACTTCGACGCTGCTGCGCTCACGGCTGAAAGCCGAGGCGGAGACCAATGTCGCCATTACCTTTAAGGAAAGCGGCGACCGTGACTCTTTTGAAGTCGGCGGCCGCGGTGAATTGCAGCTGGGCGTTTTGATTGAAACCATGCGTCGCGAAGGCTTTGAATTATCCGTATCGCGCCCGCGTGTGCTGTATCAGGAAGATGAAAACGGCAAACGTCTGGAGCCGATGGAAGAAGTCATCATTGATGTGGATGATGAATATGCCGGTACGGTGATTGATAAAATGACGGCACGTAAGGCACAGATGCAGGATATGCGTCCATCGGGCGGCGGAAAGACACGGGTTGTGTTCCATGCACCGTCACGCGGCTTGATCGGCTATCAGAGCCAGTTTCTGACCGATACGCGCGGCACGGGGGTGATGAACCGCTTGTTCCACAGCTATGTTCCTTATGCGGGTGATATTCCGCAGCGCCGTAACGGTGCGCTGATTGCGACGGAAGGCGGGAAAGCGGTGGCCTATGCGATCTTTAACCTGCAGGAGCGCGGCATCATGTTTATCGATCCGCAAACCCAGATTTATCAGGGCATGGTGGTTGGTGAGCATAACCGCGACAATGATCTTGAAATCAACCTGCTGAAGGGGAAGAAGCTGACGAATATGCGCGCCTCCGGCTCTGACGAGGCTGTGGTGCTTGTACCGCCGCGCCGTATGAGCCTTGAGGAAATGATGTCCTATATCAATGATGATGAATTGGTTGAAGTGACACCGAAATCGCTGCGTCTGCGCAAGAAATTCCTGTGCCCGCATGAGCGCAAAAAGGCGGGCCGTACCGCCGAAACGGCTTAA
- the phbB gene encoding acetoacetyl-CoA reductase, translated as MTQRTALITGGIGGIGSALCEDFLKNGYRVVANYPPFLQEEAEKWLAKQKDNGAKDVFIAAGDVASYKSCEDMAAKVKSEIGHIDTLVNCAGVTRDKTFKRMTEEMWNEVIDIDLNGLFNVTRQFIEDMDDKNFGRIVNISSVNGQKGQFGQTNYSAAKAGVHGFTMALAQEVARKNITVNTVSPGYVATEMTKVMPQEILDQIVAHIPIGRMAEPEEVAFAVSMLCEERASYISGTNLGVNGGFFMSF; from the coding sequence ATGACACAAAGAACAGCGTTAATTACGGGTGGAATTGGCGGCATCGGATCAGCACTTTGCGAGGATTTCCTCAAAAACGGCTATCGTGTTGTCGCCAATTACCCGCCTTTTTTGCAGGAAGAAGCGGAAAAATGGCTTGCCAAACAAAAAGATAACGGCGCAAAAGACGTCTTTATCGCTGCAGGCGATGTTGCTTCCTACAAGTCATGTGAAGACATGGCGGCAAAGGTCAAAAGCGAAATCGGGCATATTGACACATTGGTCAATTGCGCCGGCGTTACGCGGGATAAAACCTTTAAAAGAATGACGGAAGAAATGTGGAACGAGGTCATTGATATCGACCTCAACGGTCTGTTCAACGTCACCCGCCAGTTTATCGAAGATATGGACGACAAAAACTTCGGTCGCATCGTCAATATCTCCTCGGTTAACGGGCAAAAGGGACAATTCGGACAAACCAACTATTCCGCAGCCAAGGCCGGCGTTCACGGCTTTACCATGGCGCTTGCGCAGGAGGTTGCGCGCAAAAATATTACGGTGAATACCGTATCGCCGGGTTATGTCGCGACGGAAATGACGAAAGTCATGCCGCAGGAAATTCTGGACCAGATTGTGGCCCATATTCCCATCGGCCGCATGGCGGAACCGGAGGAAGTTGCTTTCGCCGTGTCCATGCTGTGTGAAGAACGCGCCAGCTATATTTCCGGCACAAATTTGGGTGTGAACGGCGGTTTCTTTATGTCTTTCTAA